DNA sequence from the Juglans microcarpa x Juglans regia isolate MS1-56 chromosome 5S, Jm3101_v1.0, whole genome shotgun sequence genome:
gaacctaaaccccatgaatttttaaaatgtttgaagTAATGATAATTTTCAATTGCATATTTTCCAGCACTTTGTTCAAATGGCTCGATCTTCACTAAATGAGATATCAGATTCTGGTGCTTTCACGAGAACTGCTTCAACATTCCGTAATTTTATTTCACGAGATCCAAAATCCCAATTTCCAGCAGAATTTGGAAGGTATCATCTTTACATATCATATGCTTGCCCATGGGCTTGCAGATGCCTTGCATACTTGAAGATCAAAGGACTTGACAAAGCCATTGGTTTCACGGTCAGTGCACTTTATGATAAGTTTCTAGGGGAGGCTTCAAATTTTAATGACTAAATCAATCTTGTCTATATGCTTATGCTCAGTCTGTCAAACCCAAGTGGGAAAGAACAAAGGAAACTGATGAGCATATGGGATGGGCTTTTCCTGCTTCAAAGACAGAGGAACCAGGAGCTGAACCTGACCCTTTGAACGGAGCAAAAAGTATTAGAGAGCTTTATGAGCTTGCTAGTAAAAGCTACACTGGAAAGTACACGGTTCCTGTATGTTACCAACATGAAGTGCCCCTTCTCTCATCTGCtatcttttactttttgtggGAGGTGCTAATAGATGTTTAAACTCTACCGTTTTATTGGTTTTTGCTCTATGACAGGTACTATGGGATAAGAAACTTAAAACTATTGTTAATAACGAGAGTTCGGAGATAATCCGCATGTTTAATACTGAATTCAATGATATAGCAGAGAATGCAGCTTTGGACCTTTATCCTCCTCACCTGCAAGCCCAAATTGATGAGACTAACGAATGGATATACCATGGGATAAATAATGGAGTCTATAAATGTGGGTTTGCGAGGAAGCAGGGCCCTTATGATGAGGTATGTATTGTTTCATGGCATGGTCATTTAGGTTATATGGGCGAATTGTTGTATTGTTTACATTCTGAAAGGATTCTTGCAATAGCTTTACTATTTTAAGTGTTCTAATTGATCCTTCTTTTGGCAGGCCGTGAAACAGCTGTATGAAGCATTGGACAAATGTGAGGAGTTACTTGGCACGCAACGTTACATATGTGGGAACTCAGTGTGTGAAGCAGATATTCGATTGTTTGTCACCCTCATAAGATTTGATGAGGTAATCTATGTATTTCAAGCTACAATTGATGCCTGTCagaaaaataagtaaatctTGTCATTGTCtgaatcatttgaaaaaaaaaaaaaaaaaagctgtgAGGAAATATCATAATTGGAAGTCTACTGATGGCACCATCGAGCTTTCTTTTTTGGATTGTTTTTACTCTAAGTTTGTAATCTTAAGAGTGTCCTTTAGTAGTTGTCCCTTTCCTTTCTCCTTGCTTGATAAACATCTATTATTCAAAGAAACCATCATATTCGTCCAAGGGTTTGTCTTCGAGTAACTTCAAGTATAAGTGGATTTTCAGATGGGGACACAGTAGTCTCAATGTCAGAAGTTTTCCTTATTCCTCATCCTCTAGGCAGCGAGGCATGTTAAAGTTctagaatatcttcttaaattTGTAGTCCTCTACTGAAAATGTATCCTTTTGGATTGGAGTTTGAGAGACAGGTATTTTGTAGAAATTACTGCTCAACGAACAGATATTTCTTAACCGTGCTGCTTCTTTTTGGAATTAGCATCATTTGATTAGTGGTGTGGTCCGGGTCATTAAAAGTCgttttatgtttctaaatttAGAGGACATCTTAGAAGCTTTTGctaatataattaaagaaattacaCTGGAGAACCAACACTTCAAGACGATACTAACTTTATGCCATCCAAGCTAGAATTTTGCATTATTTGTCTTGTATGAAACTCTGGCATTTTTCTATACCAGATTCTTCAAGCATCTTagaaatttgagtatttttgttATGACAATTGACAGGTTTATGCTATCCACTTCAAGTGTAACAAGAAACTGATACGTGAGTACCCGAATCTGTTCAATTACATCAAGGACATTTTCCAGATCCCTGGCATCAGTAGTACAGTCAACATGGAACTCATCAAGCGGAATTACTATGGAAATCTTCCTACCATCAATCCATTAGGCATAATTCCTGTTGGCCCAAGTATT
Encoded proteins:
- the LOC121267760 gene encoding glutathionyl-hydroquinone reductase YqjG-like, with translation MARSSLNEISDSGAFTRTASTFRNFISRDPKSQFPAEFGRYHLYISYACPWACRCLAYLKIKGLDKAIGFTSVKPKWERTKETDEHMGWAFPASKTEEPGAEPDPLNGAKSIRELYELASKSYTGKYTVPVLWDKKLKTIVNNESSEIIRMFNTEFNDIAENAALDLYPPHLQAQIDETNEWIYHGINNGVYKCGFARKQGPYDEAVKQLYEALDKCEELLGTQRYICGNSVCEADIRLFVTLIRFDEVYAIHFKCNKKLIREYPNLFNYIKDIFQIPGISSTVNMELIKRNYYGNLPTINPLGIIPVGPSIDYSSPHDREKFSA